A window from Salvia miltiorrhiza cultivar Shanhuang (shh) chromosome 2, IMPLAD_Smil_shh, whole genome shotgun sequence encodes these proteins:
- the LOC131012688 gene encoding pentatricopeptide repeat-containing protein At5g41170, mitochondrial-like, translated as MMARRAVVSAIDLIHRRGFLNRRSHKSGILSPMFSLYSSEAFQPKQPRIDFSCVKELNDAIELFHKIKSMRREPSVYLYSKLMSVSVKIDQYYFALYVFDEMLRMGVPVDNYTRNIAVNCCCLLKDIYSAFAVMGFFLKRSYEPDVVTFSTLIKGLFLVNKEAEAVKLFEKILDLKLCEPDDVMILHMIDGLCKAGQVIEAHDWLHRLESSGWSPNVYAYSALIDGFCKSGMVDNAFKVLSKMVGNGILPDVVTYSSIINAYCKEEKMEEAENMLEIMMQQHICPNVFTYSSLIEGLCLKGEIGRAKQLLDSIVERGPKPSIVNYNTLLNGYCKKGRVDEAWLIFLEIPDKGLEHDVHTYNTMIHGLFRNDRFAEGWKLFEVMKAQEIHPNVHIYNTLLDGLSKRGKVDEALQLLSEMVEKGISPNVVTCSILIDGYCSHGEMVRARELFYSMAETGINHNIFTYCILIKGYCKAGNLDEAWRFFNEISRVGLKHSTVSYTTMMHGLIRLSSFSDGWKLFQEMEAHNIHPDPHTYTILLDGFCRIHRISEAWAFLRVMEAKGVNPNIVTYGVLINGLCKGQRLDEAIRLFNHLRSNGLNPNVQIYSIMLDSLYNEGREGEARRLMEEMERSRCAPNGVTFNIIVWNLVKSKKVHEAIPFLEEMCRREFVVNSDIIYALHDELRIGEGKDEKLQEIVKKVCAQN; from the coding sequence ATGATGGCCAGAAGAGCTGTCGTTTCTGCAATTGATCTCATTCATCGAAGAGGATTTCTCAATCGACGGTCGCATAAATCGGGTATTCTCTCTCCTATGTTCTCTCTGTACTCTTCCGAGGCTTTTCAACCTAAGCAGCCCAGAATCGATTTCAGCTGTGTTAAAGAATTAAATGATGCTATTGAATTGTTTCATAAAATAAAGAGTATGCGGAGAGAGCCTTCTGTTTACCTCTACAGCAAACTCATGAGTGTTAGTGTAAAGATTGATCAGTATTATTTTGCCCTTTATgtgttcgatgaaatgcttAGGATGGGTGTCCCAGTTGATAATTACACAAGGAATATTGCTGTCAACTGTTGTTGTCTCTTGAAAGATATATACTCTGCTTTTGCTGTAATGGGATTCTTTCTGAAGAGAAGTTATGAACCAGATGTCGTGACTTTCAGCACTCTCATAAAAGGGTTATTCTTAGTTAATAAGGAGGCTGAAGCCGTGAAACTGTTCGAAAAGATTTTGGATTTAAAACTTTGCGAACCAGATGACGTTATGATTCTGCATATGATTGATGGGCTGTGCAAAGCTGGACAGGTCATTGAAGCCCATGATTGGCTTCATAGATTAGAAAGTAGTGGGTGGAGTCCCAATGTATACGCTTACAGTGCACTAATTGATGGATTTTGTAAGAGTGGAATGGTGGACAATGCCTTCAAGGTTCTATCCAAAATGGTTGGGAATGGTATTTTGCCTGACGTTGTCACTTATAGTTCCATTATTAATGCATACTGTAAGGAAGAAAAGATGGAAGAGGCTGAGAATATGTTGGAAATTATGATGCAACAACATATTTGTCCTAATGTCTTCACTTATTCTTCGCTTATTGAAGGGCTCTGCCTGAAGGGTGAAATCGGAAGAGCGAAACAGTTACTTGATTCCATCGTAGAGAGGGGCCCTAAACCCAGTATTGTTAACTACAACACCTTGTTAAATGGATATTGCAAGAAGGGACGCGTGGATGAAGCTTGGcttatttttcttgaaattcccGATAAAGGTCTCGAGCATGATGTGCACACTTATAATACCATGATACATGGATTATTCAGAAATGATAGATTTGCTGAGGGCTGGAAGCTTTTCGAGGTTATGAAAGCTCAAGAAATACATCCCAACGTGCATATTTATAATACATTATTGGATGGGTTGTCGAAGCGTGGGAAGGTTGATGAAGCTCTGCAGCTGCTGTCCGAGATGGTGGAGAAGGGCATATCGCCTAATGTTGTCACATGCAGCATATTGATAGATGGATATTGCTCGCATGGCGAGATGGTTAGAGCTAGAGAGCTCTTCTATTCTATGGCAGAGACGGGGATCAATCACAATATATTCACTTATTGTATCTTGATTAAGGGATACTGCAAGGCGGGAAACCTTGATGAAGCGTGGCGTTTCTTCAATGAAATTTCGCGAGTAGGTCTCAAACACTCGACTGTATCATACACCACGATGATGCATGGGCTAATACGCCTAAGTAGTTTTTCAGATGGGTGGAAGCTTTTCCAAGAAATGGAAGCTCATAATATACATCCGGATCCCCACACCTACACCATTTTGTTGGATGGCTTTTGTAGGATCCATCGGATTAGTGAGGCGTGGGCATTTTTGAGGGTGATGGAGGCGAAAGGCGTGAATCCTAATATCGTAACGTATGGTGTTCTGATCAACGGCTTGTGCAAGGGCCAAAGACTTGATGAAGCTATAAGGCTCTTCAACCATCTCCGTTCCAATGGCTTAAATCCGAACGTACAAATCTACAGCATAATGCTCGACTCCCTCTACAATGAAGGGCGAGAAGGGGAGGCTAGGAGGTTGATGGAGGAGATGGAGCGGAGCCGCTGCGCGCCTAATGGTGTGACGTTCAATATTATTGTGTGGAATCTGGTGAAGAGCAAAAAGGTGCATGAGGCGATTCCTTTCTTGGAGGAGATGTGCAGGAGAGAATTCGTGGTTAATTCCGATATCATTTATGCTTTGCATGATGAACTAAGAATTGGAGAAGGTAAAGATGAGAAATTGCAAGAGATTGTTAAGAAAGTTTGTGCTCAAAATTGA
- the LOC131012689 gene encoding pentatricopeptide repeat-containing protein At1g62680, mitochondrial-like produces MMARRAVVSAIDLIHRRGFLNRWSQHKSGILSPLFSLFSSEAFQPKQPRIDFSSVKELNDAIELFHKIKSMRPEPSVHLYNKLMSVSAKIEQYYFALDVFDEMLGMGVPVNNYTRNIAVNCCCLLKDIYSAFSIMGFFLKRGHEPDVVTFGTLIKGLFLVNKEAEAVKLFEKILDLKLCEPSDVMILHVIDGLCKAGQVIEAHDWLHRLESSGWSPNVYAYSALIDGFCKSGMVDNAFKVLSKMVGNGILPDVLTYSSIIHAYYKEEKMEEAENMLEIMTQQHICPNVFTYSSLIEGLCLKGEIGRAKQLLDSIVERGLKPNIVNYNTLLNGYCKKGSMDEAWLIFLEIPDKGLQHDVHTYNTLLDGLSKSGKVDEALQLLSEMVEKGISPNVVTCSILIDGYCSHGEMVRARQLFDSMPKRGIKHNIFTYCILIKGYCKAGNLDEAWRFFNEISRVGLKHLTVSYTTMMHGLICLSSFSDGWKLFQEMEAQNIHPDPHTYNILLDGFCRIHRISEALAFLRVLEAKGVNPNIVTYGVLINGLCKGQRLDEAIRLFNHLRFNGLNPNVQIYSIMLDSLYNEGREGEARRLMEEMERSRCAPNGVTFNIIVWNLVKRKKVHEAIPFLEEMCRREFVVNSDIIYALHDELRIGEGKDEKLQEIVKKVCAQN; encoded by the coding sequence ATGATGGCCAGAAGAGCTGTTGTTTCTGCAATTGATCTCATTCATCGAAGAGGATTTCTCAATCGATGGTCGCAGCATAAATCGGGTATTCTCTCTCCtctgttctctctcttctcttccgaGGCTTTTCAACCTAAGCAGCCCAGAATCGATTTCAGCAGTGTTAAAGAATTAAATGATGCTATTGAATTGTTTCATAAAATAAAGAGTATGCGGCCAGAGCCTTCTGTTCACCTCTACAACAAACTCATGAGTGTTAGTGCAAAGATTGAGCAGTATTATTTTGCCCTTGATgtgttcgatgaaatgcttGGGATGGGTGTCCCGGTTAATAATTACACAAGGAATATTGCTGTCAACTGTTGTTGTCTCTTGAAAGATATATACTCTGCTTTTTCTATAATGGGATTCTTTCTCAAGAGAGGTCACGAACCAGATGTCGTGACTTTCGGCACTCTCATAAAAGGGTTATTCTTAGTTAATAAGGAGGCTGAAGCCGTGAAACTGTTCGAAAAGATTTTGGATTTAAAACTTTGCGAGCCCAGTGATGTTATGATTCTGCACGTGATTGATGGGCTGTGCAAAGCTGGACAGGTCATTGAAGCCCATGATTGGCTTCATAGATTAGAAAGTAGTGGGTGGAGTCCCAATGTATACGCTTACAGTGCACTAATTGATGGATTTTGTAAGAGTGGAATGGTGGACAATGCCTTCAAGGTTCTATCCAAAATGGTTGGGAATGGTATTTTACCTGACGTTCTCACTTATAGTTCCATTATTCATGCATACTATAAGGAAGAAAAGATGGAAGAGGCTGAGAATATGTTGGAAATTATGACGCAACAACATATTTGTCCTAATGTCTTCACTTATTCTTCGCTTATTGAAGGGCTCTGCCTAAAGGGTGAAATCGGAAGAGCGAAACAGTTACTTGATTCCATCGTAGAGAGGGGCCTTAAACCCAATATTGTTAACTACAACACCTTGTTAAATGGATATTGCAAGAAGGGAAGCATGGATGAAGCTTGGcttatttttcttgaaattcccGATAAAGGTCTCCAGCATGATGTGCACACTTATAATACATTATTGGATGGGTTGTCGAAGAGTGGGAAGGTTGATGAAGCTCTGCAGCTGCTGTCCGAGATGGTGGAGAAGGGCATCTCGCCTAATGTTGTCACCTGCAGCATATTGATAGATGGATATTGCTCGCATGGCGAGATGGTTAGAGCTAGACAGCTCTTCGATTCAATGCCAAAGAGGGGAATCAAGCACAATATATTCACCTATTGTATCTTGATTAAGGGATACTGCAAGGCGGGAAACCTTGATGAAGCGTGGCGTTTCTTCAATGAAATCTCGCGTGTAGGTCTCAAACACTTGACCGTGTCATACACCACGATGATGCATGGGCTAATATGCCTAAGTAGTTTTTCAGATGGGTGGAAGCTTTTCCAAGAAATGGAAGCTCAGAATATACATCCGGATCCCCACACCTACAACATTTTGTTGGATGGCTTTTGTAGGATCCATCGGATTAGTGAGGCGTTGGCATTTTTGAGGGTGCTGGAGGCGAAAGGCGTGAATCCTAATATCGTAACGTATGGTGTTCTGATCAATGGCTTGTGCAAGGGCCAAAGACTTGATGAAGCTATAAGGCTCTTCAACCATCTCCGTTTCAATGGCTTAAATCCGAATGTACAAATCTACAGCATAATGCTCGACTCCCTCTACAATGAAGGGCGAGAAGGGGAGGCTAGGAGGTTGATGGAGGAGATGGAGCGGAGCCGCTGCGCGCCTAATGGTGTGACGTTCAATATTATTGTGTGGAATCTGGTGAAGAGAAA